One Bos javanicus breed banteng chromosome 10, ARS-OSU_banteng_1.0, whole genome shotgun sequence genomic window, gtactttggccacctcatgcgaagagttgactcattggaaaagactctaatgctgggagggattgggggcaggaggagaaggggacgatggaggatgagatggctgcatggcatcactgactcgatggacgtgagcctgagtgaactctgggagttggtgactgacagggaggcctggtgtgttgctattcatggggtcacagagagtcggacacgactgagcaactgaactgaactgaactgaatgtttattcCATTATGCATTTTCAATATTAATGTATTTGCACTCATTAACAGGTAGTTATCTTacaattgtttctgttttcagatATCTCTACTACTTATACTACTATTGTGGCTTGACTTGGGTCCACCAAACAGACATGTCAAAATTTTAAACTCCAATATCTATGAATATGGCCATACTTGGAAATAGGGTGTTTGCAGATATATTCCAGGTAAATAGAAGTTATCCCAAATTAGGGTAGATTAGGAGATATTTCTTCCTGTTCTGAAGGCCTTAAAGAAATCTTCCCTCCAAGGTATTTCTAAAAATTACTTTCTTATAAACATTATTCCTTAAGAATTTAGGTTCAAGGTTTCTGTATACTTTGATTTTAAATACTCTATATGTAAGTCTCTTCTCAAAggcaaatgtctctgcttccTAAGTGAAAGACAAAATGGACTCAATATCTTCGTGTAATCAAATCAAGGACAAACAGAAGATTCTTTCTGAGTGTGACCATCAACACTGAACATTAGTAATCAACAAGAGCTCTTCACAATACAGTGAAGAAATCGCTCATCACTTTAGAGATCTCCTGTAATTCACTAGTTGTTTGCATACTCTCCTCATTGCAACCCTCATTTCATGATTTCTGAATGTGTAAATAACAGGATTCAGGAAAGGAGTGAGAACTGCATCAAATATAGCCAGAAATTTACCGAGGTGTGAGGAGGAAAATGgccatatataaaaaaatatcaaAGGACCAAAGAACAAGACTACTACAGTGATGTGAGCTGAAAGTGTGGACAGAGCCTTGGATGAACCTGCCGAAGACTGTTTCTGAACAATGAGAATGATGATAATATAGGAAATGATCAGAATGAAGAAGGAGCCAACAGAAATTAATCCACTGTTGGCTGTGACCATGAACTCGAGTTGGTATGTGTCTGTGCAGGCAAGTTTGATCAACTGAGGAAGGTCACAGTAAAAGCTGTCCAACACATTTGGGCCACAGAAGGGTAAGTTTACCATGCAAGCTAGTTGAACCACGGAGTGGATAAGGCCAATAATCCAGGCAGCCACTATAAAGAAAACACACATCCTTGGACTCATGATGGTCAGATAGTGGAGAGGCTTACATATGGCAACATATCTGTCAAAGGCCATGGCTATGAGAAgcaccacctccacaccaccAATGATGTGGATGAAGAAGATCTGAGTGATGCAGCCACTAAAAGAGATGACTTTATGCTTTCTGAAAAGGTCATAAATCATCTTGGGAGAAAAGATGGTAGAAAATCCCAGGTCAATGAAGGAGAGGTTGGCCAACAGAAAGTACATGGAGGAGTGTAAGTGAGGGTCAGAGATAACAGTGAGCAGAATGAGCAAGTTTCCCATTGTGCTTGCAATGTAAAAACTAGAGGAGAACACAAAGAGGAGAAGTTGAATCTCCCAGGAATTGGTGAGTCCCAGGAACACAAACTCTGACACCGTAGACTGATTTGCTCCATACATTGGCTTTGTAGGTTTTGCTACCTGAAGGacaacagaaaaatgtaaataacgATGATTATGTTAATAAACTAGAAGATAAACCAAAGTCATGCAAGCCTATTTCTACTTTTGCATGAAAATTACCTCACAGCCTTTGCAGTGTGATCACACAGAAAAATTAGTTGCTATCATGTGGAGCTATTCTCCACCCCCAAGTTGGCTTTCCATTTAAtaccttctttttcctttctgggtGAGTGTTCTCATATTACTCCTGAAATACATGATGGTCAACAAGAGTAACAGGAATTCAACCCCAAACCTTTTGACTTTGGATTTTAAATTAATATGACCTACCTCAGTCATATAGAACTAATCACTATTGCAATCTTTCAGGAAGTTACCTTCCTCTGGCCCTTCCTGTGGGAACATTTCATCTTCAATATTACTCAGATGCTTACCACATCTACAAATTCTTGTTTTATTATTACTAGCCATTTATTTTACTACCCTGTGTATTATATTGAACTAAGTACAGTTCTAACTCACCAAGGGGACTGTAAACTTCTTGAAGGCAGAGATTATGACCATTCATATCTGAACTCCTTGAAGCAATGAAAAAGTGGCCCCCACAGAGAGGTGCAAGTCTGTGAAGTGTCTGTTACCAGTTTGTGCCATATTTGGTTGAGAGTCTGTGACTGAATATTTAGAAACTTCTCTAGCAGCTTGACATCACAGTGGCAGTAGTTTCTGTTTTTATAGTTTATCAAAATAATAGTCCAtgtaaaagtataaattaaaaataaacctatCCTTTGGCACAAgtaatttgagaaacactgctttaaAGTACTTATACATGATTTGAAAAgcttaaaattatgaaattcatAACGTGAtgaaaggtcttccctggtgtgaagtcacttcagtcatgtccaactctttgtgactctatggactgtggctactgggctcctctgtccatggcattctacaggcaagaatactggagtgggtagtcatgctctcctccacgggatctttccaaaccagggattgaactcccatcTTCTGCAGCTTTTGCGTTGCatgtggattccttaccactgagccacaggctTTTTGAAGCcacgatggtaaagaatccacctgccaagcaggag contains:
- the LOC133255216 gene encoding olfactory receptor 4F3/4F16/4F29-like codes for the protein MYGANQSTVSEFVFLGLTNSWEIQLLLFVFSSSFYIASTMGNLLILLTVISDPHLHSSMYFLLANLSFIDLGFSTIFSPKMIYDLFRKHKVISFSGCITQIFFIHIIGGVEVVLLIAMAFDRYVAICKPLHYLTIMSPRMCVFFIVAAWIIGLIHSVVQLACMVNLPFCGPNVLDSFYCDLPQLIKLACTDTYQLEFMVTANSGLISVGSFFILIISYIIIILIVQKQSSAGSSKALSTLSAHITVVVLFFGPLIFFYIWPFSSSHLGKFLAIFDAVLTPFLNPVIYTFRNHEMRVAMRRVCKQLVNYRRSLK